The region TCACATTCAGTCTGACTCAGCTTCCCTTGGATTTTCCAATTCCTTACTTTCCTTTCAGCTCCCAATTCAATGACACAATTCTTATTAAATAGGTACGCAGTATAAGGGGGCATGTTCTGCACCGCAGCTTACAGCATCAAGTCCCTGGAaacaagcattttctttttaatcaaatCTCAACATGGACACTTTGTGTCTCATCACTTGTAACTTACAAACTTACTGGTCTTATTCAGACATCCTTTGGTGGATGTGTGATTAAACTCTAACTTTTTTGTGTGTCCCACACATTTTCTTATGGGACACAAAAAATTTCACTAAGTATTCACCATTacaattttttatgatttaaatCACTGGGGAGAAATTACGTAGCTCCAACACACTTCTTGCCCTGAATAGcttcctttgttttctaggtGAGCATCTCTCTCCCTATAGCCTGCATTATCACATTTTGCCTTTGaatagaggtaaaaaaaaaaaaaaaaacacaggggaGGAAAGGCCTATAGAATAACAATCTGCTGCTTTCAGATGAAATGGaacctccttcctttcttatgcTTTAGGAACAAACCTGAACCCAGAAGATCCACAGTTGCCAATGTTATTCATAACTTGCTTAAATATCTATTTCACTCCTGCTACGCAACAGCCACTGCAATCTGCCCCCTCATCTCCCTGTGCAAGGCCTAACCGCAGCAAGGACTCCAGAAACGCAAGCGATGAAGAAGGACTGATGAGACTTGAGTCAAACCTGGgttccccctctttttttgttttttgttttgttttgttttggttttgggtttttttgttttgttttgtttttacaatctATAAGGCTCATTTAAACAGGCTATTGCTTTCCGGAAAGGAAGAATTAGTCTTCAAACACAAATGGCGCTTGTTTGGAAATCGCCCATGATATGATATTCCTTGCTTCGAGAGATAAACTGCGTACTCCTTCACAAATGGTCAAAGCCTGTAGCTCATTTCTTTCACACAATCAAGATTACAGGCAAGCTGCCTCAGAACAAGCCTGCCCTGAGCCTTTCATCCTGGAAACACTAGGCCTAAACAGCAGTCCATCTCATATGGCAGATGTCACTCACCCTTTAAGGCCCACCCAAAGTTTTCCCTTCGTCTTAGATGGCTCTCATTACTAACAAGCAGTGACTCGGTCCATCCATGATTTCTGAATACCTCAGACAAGCACATTTTTATAGTACTTGGGTTCGAGCATCATTTTGTAACTTTTGTTTTCACTTACTAAATCCCTTtttacgttaaaaaaaaaaaaacctagttctCAGAGCTCATCTTACAGGCCTTAGGCACATCTTTGCACTTGAACTAAACATTTCCAATATACACAAAAGTAGAGAAAACAGTATAGTAAATCCCCATTCAGTTTTAATTTATCGACCAGGGAACATTTTGTTAGTACCTCCCTACACTGCGGCCTATCACGAAAATCAAAATACTGCAGTTTACTTTAAAAAGTCAGTTATCTCATGTGAAATATCTTAATTACTCAATGCAATCAAATACCCACTTCATTCAAGCTTACTTTGTAAAAGAGCCATTCAACGCGCCTGTAtgtgttgtttctctttttctttttcttattcttatttttttttttttttttttggaaagaacaggaaaaggGAGAACAGCTGGGGAAAAGCATAATTAAGTTTCAGAGAGCCTGGATGtcccaaatgagaaagaaagtatcTGACCTGATTTGGCTGGGAAAAATCTATTTCACTACTTCTCCGGAGGAGGAGGGTGCGACTTCAGTCCAGCAGATGCAGGAGGAGGCGCCGAGGGGAGAGTGGTACTACCTCCACTGGGAGTCCCTTCTGGATAATCCCACCGCGGAGCCAGGAGACAGCGCTTTTTTGGAGGCTTGGGTTCCCGCGTATTTCCTGGTGGGAGCGTGGATCTCCCGGAGGCACAAGGTTGGTCCCCCATAGGTATGGCCGGACCAGAGCGTCAGTTTTCTCTGGTGGGCCCTGGCAAGGCCGAGAGATCTGAGATGGCGGATCCCCTCCAGGCACGGGGCTGGCTTCCTCCTGGTTTCGCTGTTACCGTATTTCCTGTATCCCTGAGACGTATATCCCTTCTCCGCCTCCGCAGCGCTCCGTTCCCATCCCATTTTAACCTTTCTACGAAagtggaatgaaaaaaaaaaaagcacatttaataaaaagcttTTCCACAGCACATCTAGCACATCTCTCCCACAGTTTAATTAACTATGGAGAGTTTtgtacagttttattttaaaaatgtcaatttgTCTGTAACTTGCCAACAGGGCATGTCTTAATTAATGGGTGTGTGGGAGGGTCGCGGGGGTGCTGTAACCAAAGAAATTAAGCATTTTACAGTGCAGTTTTATACACACATCACAGAATCATGAAAGCGGGTACAACCATCTGAAAAGCTGTATATAAATATGTTGACTAATTGGCTACAGTGTTAAATTTCAAGGCGATTATGGAACTTGATGCCCAATAAATTCAACATGTGccatacaacccaggaccactgtGGTTCCtccatagttttaaatttttgtcatcTTGAAAattcactgtattttttttttccgcaTTCCAACATCCAATATTTCTCTGAAAACAGACAACTGGTGGCACTTCGTGTTTAATTggcaacattttctttctttcttagggcTATGGAAAACAATGACTCATCTTACTATTGTGCCATGTTATTATATTCTATGTTATATGGTAAGAAACCAGAAAGAGTAACCAGAAGGTGCCACAAAACCGAGAAAAGGCTTCTGCGTTTCTTTGATCTTCATCTCTCAATAACTTTTATGTCTTTGTCCCTTTGCCTGGTCAAACTAAACTACACTTTCCCACTTCTGCCCCTCATTGTTTTAATGAAGAAGTTTCAACCCATAATGTCAAAAGCATTCCCTTTTAACAAACTTTCCTGTTCTCAAGCTCTGcagtatttaattaattaaattattggaATTTCTTTTCTAGCTATGATAATTCATGTGCAAAATGAGGCCAGAGCTACCTCACACCTAAAAGATGGCTACCTTCCTCCAACCACTCTGCACAGCCTATTACATAAATTAGGTGCCAATAGGGATTTGGTAAAATTCAATGgccctatgttttttttttccaattaaaaaatgagattaaaatctAATGCCATCATTACCCTTTTTGCCTTTCCTACATACAATATGCCCCCCAACTCAGCCCTATAACTATAGATAACCATATCAATCACtactaataaaaacagaaaatcttaACCAAAAATAAGAGGATATTGAGAGATAGGTTAGAACCAGAACATTTGTACCAAAATGTAATAATACGGGAGTCAGCATTGTACAAGTAATAGCTGAAGTTATGGGTGTGGGTGCTCTCCCAAGAGAAACTAGAACTGGCAAGAAATGGAATTTAATGGCAGATGGAAGAAAAGCTGCAGCCAAGTTTGAGAAAAAGTGAGCAAAATCAGAAGACTCTGACGTGAGATTTCTGAAACTTGATGTTGATGACCTTTGCAgttggattgtgtgtgtgtgtgtgtgtgtgtgactgtgaccTGACAGTAGAACATTTAGTGATATTCTAAACTAGGGCTATGGGGAGTAGCACTCTCTAGACTTCAGTTATGATAACCAAAAATACCACAAGACATTGCCAAATGTCTTCCAGGGACCGAGTACTCctcagcaggggctggagagatgacgcagcagttaagaacactggttgctcttccagaggacctgagttcaattcccagcacccacatggcaactcacagctgtcagtaactccagttccaggggatccaacaccctcactatgtgcaggcaaaacaccaacttacataaaaaataatgaaaatgaagataatttAGTCCTCCATTCAGCTGTACACTACAGCTTTTATATCATTCAAACTAAAGACCACATCATTTGTCAAAATAATTAGCAGTTTCTTAATctttttatacatatttctataGGTGTGTAAGACCAAATATATCAGCGTAAAAATTAAGATTAAGTTGTTCCATAGCTATATTTAGCAAGTTTAGAGAAATGACTGATAATTTCTGTAAAATGACAGGAATTAAAATTTCCAGTAAATTCAGGAAGGTTTGATTTATGATAAACTTTACTTGAGGTAATAAAGTCTTAGACTGCTACCATTCCTCTGGACCATTTATACTACAACTAgatttgttttgagttttgcccatttttttgagacagggtctcagtgcaGCTTAGAGAAGTCTTAGCCTTTGCTTCCACCTCTCAGGTGCTGATATTACAGGTATTTGCCATCATTCCTGATTTCTGCTTAGGATGGAACTCTAGACCAATTGAACTACATACCCACCCCATTTGTTTGTATTTGATTATGATAAAATGCACACTCCATAATTTTTATTACCTTAACCATTTCCAAATATGCAGTAGGTCAATAATGTTACCGTATATTCACCTAATTCTACAATCTCCCAACATTTTTATTCTCATTAAACATATATTCCCATCTTCGCTTTTCCCTAGAAACCACCATTACACTCAaaacatgctttttttaaaattcactgttTGTTTTGTTAGGGAATAAAGCCCTTTTTCCTTAGAggtttcaaaatgatttttcccCTCATtcttcaagttgtttttttttttttttttttttcttgctcataGATCCCGCGCAGTATGGACCACAGAACCAGTAGAGGGCAATGTTGTGTTGATGGCCTGTTAAGCCATCCAAATTGCTTTCACACTCAACAGTGCTCAGAGGATGAGAACAGAAGGCAAAGTGAGCTCACCTTTGGGTgatatttgcttgttttaatattttattttatgaagaaattggttaattaattggattctttttttttttttttttttttttttggtttttcgagacagggtctctctgtagctttggagcctgtcctgaacaaTCACTTTTCATTTCAAGTCTAACAACTTATCTTACTTGCATATATAAaacatgtttgtttctgttcattGCGTTTGAAGACAAAAACCATGGAATTCATGTAAcagtctcataaaataaaaaataaaaattatgcagAGGGACACTACACAGCTTTTattgctctttgttttattttattgaacaaaTCTGACTAGGAATGTTTTATAAAACTAAGAGCTTCAAGGAAGAAAACTATGATCTTGAACAACCTCTAAACATTCCCCCACCATATTTTGggggttttggattttttttcgagactgggtttctctgtgtagctttggaactgtcctggaactcgctctgtacaccaggctggcctcaaactcacagaaatccatctgcctctgtctcctgagtgctgggattaaaggcatgtgctgccactaTGGCCGACTTTTAAaccactattttattttattttactgtttgttttttgattcagGGCctgactatgtagcccagccaggctggcttggaactcattgtGTGGACCAGGGTGgcttcagagatccgcctgcctctgcctcccaagtgccaggattaatgTCATGCACAACCACAACCTACGTCTAAAACCTTTTAGAAgtctaaataaataagatgtaagTATTATAagactagaaaaaaaactttattttgtgtgtatgggtggtttgcctgaatatatatatatatatatatatatatatatatatatatatatatactatgccCCTGCAttgcccacagtggccagaagagggcactggatgagCATTGATCCAACATTGCCACCATGTTGGATCCTGGACTTGAACCTaagtcttctgtaagaacagtgTATGTTGTTAACTGCTGGTCTCTccagtgccaaaaaaaaaaataatacagcaaAAATATATGAATTGAAAAGTCTATGGTTAGTCACTATGATGGCTTTTTAATGTTGGGGTTTTTAGAGAATAGGGATATATACATGTGCACGCATACACAGATACTTGTGTGTGAAATCGTTCGCCCagtatttgtattgctttttatTCTTAACAAATGTTTTTAACAAGGAGATACCTTAGCACTTTTTCACATGGCATGTCCTGTCTCATCATTGTCTAATGGTTCTTTAGTGGCTGCTTATAATCCCATTATGTAGACCTCCCATAACTTTTCACataactaatttttattaaagGATGTTTATGAGCAAGTAAATTATTTCTAgccttttaaatcttttaaattgaaaattaatcTACTAACAATTCATTTTACTAGTACACAttggatttttaaagtatattcagCTAGATATATGTCCACATTATTTAATCTAAGAATATTGTTATAGCGCCAAATAGAGTATGCACTCATAAATATCACTTATAATATTCCATGACTCCTAGATTCTGGAAAACAAGTGTTCTCTGTCTGGATGCGTTTGTTCATACTGACcattttatataataatgttgtgtactattttatcttttatatgtaaaaatatatatgtatatatattcatatattctgtGCCTTTGATGTCAGTTTCTTCCCCTATATCTATCCAAATTATttataggtttggtcttttcatagtgttccagattttctgagtgttttatgcctttttttttcagatttaacaTCGTCTTTGACGGAGCTATCCATTGGTTCTATCTTGACTACAAGACCTGAAATTTCCTCTTCCATATTGGTCAGTGTGTAGGTAAGACTTACCCTATGAGCTTTTTGTTGAACTTGCTGagttttttgtttccagtttaatttcagtttgttttgtggGTGGGGGGtggtaattctattttctttttaaattctttttgaattgttttcattatttcatttaacttctttgtgttttcatgttcTTTAAGGCATTTATTTGCATCCTCTTTAGAGTCCTTGAACATAGtcataattactattttaaaatccttgtcttgtgcttcagcagCTATATTGCATTTCTCGGCGCCTATTGCAATAGAGTGACTGGCTTCTGGAGGAAGCATACTATTCTTAGATGTTCATGTTTGCATATTAACTCCAGGATCTAGGCATCTGGAGTCAATGTCATTTGAAATGTTTCTTAGTCTAGATATTTCATCTTATCTTTGTTGGGTGTATGTActgttcttcttctttctttttttttttttttttttttttttttttttttttttttggtttttcgagacagggtttctctgtagctttggagcctgtcctggaactagctcttgtagaccaggctggtctcgaactcacagagatcagcctgcctctgcctcccgagtgctgggattaaaggcgtgcgccaccgccgcccggctgtacTGTTCTTTGGTTACTACTGCCTACTCCGGTTCCTAGTTAAGTGTGACAGCTGTGGGATTCTGGATAGGAAATGGTTCTGTGGGCCAGTGGGAGCCATAAAAGAATGGACACACACTACAAGAAAAAGATGAAATGGGCAGTGGAAAAGAGGCTGAGTCCCTAGAGGATGGAGGTGAGCTGGGAGGAAGGGGTCCTGTGAATGGGTTGTAACAGGACTGAGTATGAAGAGACAAGAATGGAGCACAGGAAGGATAATAAAGATCACCTATTTCATcttaagatttttcttatttctaaaatgttattacattagtgtgtgtgtgtgtgtgtgtgtgtgtgtgtgtgtgtgtgtgtgtgcaagccaTTGCTCAATTGGCTCTTTCTTTCTACACTGCAGTTCtaaggctcaaactcaggtcttcagacttggcagcatgtacttttaccactgagccaccttgatTGTCTTCATCTTAGTGAAATTTTAGTGTTGGTTCACAGTATTGTGTATTGCACTCCTGAAATGATAACACTCCTCATTATCTTCTCCACTTGTGTTCTCTTGTAACAGGCCCACAGAttttagcacaactgactccatgatgggaGTGCCATTCAGGCTATAAAACGCAACACAACAACAGGACTACCtggcaaaactaaaacaaagacctaatccatcaaatcACATAGTTCGGGGAAAGTATAAATGTACTAACTtgcttttggcttctgtagttctgcttctggctaactgttcttatTAACTGAAGTATGCCAACccagaacatgttttttttttttcttaaaagctcaccttgaagccgggcggtggtggcgcacgcctttaatcccagcactcgggaggcagaggcaggcggatctctgtgagttcgagaccagcctggtctacaagagctagctccaggacaggctctaaagctgcagagaaaccctgtctcgaaaaaaaaaaaaaaaaaaaaagctcacctTGAGAAAGCTTtggggctacactgggatcctgaacactCAGTGTAGTCAGTGCCctgctaataaagactttctgttgGCTTAAACCCAAGTCTAAGCAGTTTTCTCTGGTGAATAGCCCGCCATATTTCTGAAGACCGCATTAAGACACCAGAGACCAGATTTTGAGACACCTGAGGTCTCAGAGCCCCTTGAAGTAAGAAGAGTGTGGTGGTCAGGGGACTCCTAGAGGGTACACAGCCTGAGAtcttccaggtccccagagctccCTTTGATCAATCACTGCCTAATGCCTCAGAGGGGTCTGACACCAAGAAACAAATTAGAAAGTCTCTTTGTCTGTCACTTCCAGAGGTGAATCTAGTTAAGGTGCGTTCTGTTTGGACACATAGGAGAGAGGTGGGACATGGCTGTTGCTCCAGTGTCATGGATCCATGTGAGGGATCACTGGATCCCTTTGTCTGTTCAGGTGTATGAATGTGTGCGGGTCACCCCTGGTTATCATTACTGTGCCTcgctgtgtgcatatgtgcgtctgtgtctatgtgttctGTCCATTCTGTTTCACTGGTACTGGTCAGTGGCTTTCTCTGGTGTGAGAACCCCCTGGTTTAGTATCTGTGCCCCTTCCTGTTAGGAACCCAAATCCTTTGGGCTCTGCCAGATCTCAGAGAGGGAAAAAACCCTTCCACTTAGCCCTCTTCAAGAGCTGGAGTTCTTGCTTGTTACTCACTGTTAGGGTTGGTCCCTGTGTATAGGTGGGGAGGGGCTAGGCCTCTCATCCAGGGTCCCCTTCCATTTAAGCAGAATGCAGACAGGCAGGGAGAAATAGTTCCGCCAATGATCATTCCCTCAACTTGGTGCCAGCTCTGCTCAAGCAAGCTCAGGGAAGGGGAAGAGTTCCCCAGGGGTGAGCCagaaagtagaagagaaagttccacttctttttctttcatgattttcttctccttctgtctgTATAATTGAAAAACCCAAAACTTGGGAGAGGGGAGGATGAGGTAGGGTTGGgtagagtggagggagggaaaactacaGTTGGGaagtaatgtatgagagaagaagaaaaaagaaaaacccaccattttctgaagaaaaaaaaggaagaaaaactgtcCCTGGGCTGGGCAAGGGGATAACTAGCAGATAACAGAGCCTGAAGAGAACagattttctcttctgtccagCACTGACCAAGGAGATTTTAAATAACCTCTGTTGGGtccttttaaaagattaaagacAGCTACTAAATTCCTTTCTTGCCTTGTTGGCCCCAGGTATTATAAAGAa is a window of Arvicola amphibius chromosome X, mArvAmp1.2, whole genome shotgun sequence DNA encoding:
- the Nbdy gene encoding negative regulator of P-body association, translating into MGDQPCASGRSTLPPGNTREPKPPKKRCLLAPRWDYPEGTPSGGSTTLPSAPPPASAGLKSHPPPPEK